ACGGCGACGTCCCAAATTATTCCAGGGCTGACCCTCTGTCGACTGATCAAGGAGCATGCGCCGGAATTGCACGTGACGGTCGGAGGGAGTATTTTTACCCGCCTGGTCGATAACCTTCGTCGCTGTCCCTGGCTCTTCGATCTCGTCGACGATTTTGTGGTCTTTGAAGGTGAAACGGCTTTGCTTGAGCTTGTGAACCAAATGGACGGCAAGCGAGATTTCAGCAAGGTGCCCAATCTAATTTATCGGCAGAACGGAAAAATCACGGTCAATCAGCCGTTCTATTCCGAGAATATTAATCAGCTCACCGCACCGAATTATGATGGGTTTCCCCTTGATCTGTATCTGTCTCCCGAGCCGGTCCTGCCTGTGCAGTTCTCACGCGGCTGTTATTACAAGGACTGTGCGTTCTGCGCTTTGACGCTCGATCATCAAAACTTCCGTCAGCGTGATCCCGGCAAGACCGTGGACGATCTGGTCTGGCTGAAAGAACGGTATGGCGCGGAATCTTTCTTCTTCACCGATGAATGTTTCGCCCTGTCGCCTACGAAGCGGCTCTGTCAGCAGATGATCGATCGCCAGATCAATGTGAAGTGGACCTGCGAGTTGAGGTTTGAAAAGAATCTCTCGCGTGAGTTGCTGGCGCAGATGCGGGATGCCGGCTGCCTGAAAATCGTGTTTGGCCTGGAGTCGTTCAATCAGCGCGTCATGGACTTCATGAAGAAGGGCATCAAGCAGGAATGGGTGCGCCGGATCGTTGATGATTGTGTAGATCTTGGAATCGCGGTGCACTGCTACGTGATCGTCGGATTCCCCACGGAGAAGGAAGAGGAAGCGCTCGAAACCATGAATTTCGTCGTGCAGAATACCAAGCTGCACGGATCGTACGGCTTCTCGTGCCAGCCATGCCTCTTTGACTTGGAGAAAGAGGCGCCGATCATGAGTGATCCCGGCAGTTACGGCATCAGGCGAATCATGCGGCCGGCAACCGAAGACCTGAGTCTGGGCTTCTTTTACGAAGTGCAGGAAGGCATGACTCCCGCTCAAGCCGAGCAGCTCTACCAACAGGTCTACGAAAAAATCAGCGAAGTTGTGTGCGAATTGCCGTTTAACTATTCCATGGCCGACGGACTGCTGTATATCGCACGGGCGAAGTCGCAGCCGGTGCAAGTACCGCAACCAACCGGCTCGTAGCGGGTGGGCAAGAATCCGGAAGCGCGACGAGCGCCACAGTGAGCGGCTGTGTAGTCGGTGGGCGTTCATCACGTGTTGTACAGGGGGCTGGAGATGTCTGCTATTGCCGCCGGCGTCGAACGATCGACCGGACGAGTTGAGGATCAGGGACTCCTGTTCGAATACACCATTAAGCTGGTGTTGTTCGTCGGGTTCTTCGAGCTCGTGCTGTACCGGTTGATCTCTCGATTGGGCATGCATATCAGCAAGATTGCCGCTCAGCATGAGTGGGTCGGCACGTTGTTTACCTTGCTGACCTCCATCGGATTTGCCCTTCTGAATGTCGTTGCCATCTTTGTGTTTCTTGCGCTGGTCGTCTTGCTGGTGAACAGAATTCGCGGCCGAGGAATCACCGGTTTTAATCTGGTCACCGTCCCGAGTGTCGCTCTCCTGCTCATATTGACGGGGGCCTTTCTCATCGTTCAGCCGGCCATGCTTGGCTCCATTGCCTATAATGTCGTGACGATTATCGCGCTCACGGCGTTGATGCTCGAATATCTGTCGCAACAGTCGGAATGGCCGAAGCGCATCATGGGCCTCGTGTATTATTTCGGCATTTCGGGGTGGCTCTACTACCAGATTTTTTCGACCACATATGGATGGATGGGTGTTATTGCGGCACCTCCGTTAGTCTATGAAGCCAATCGTCTCGGCGAAGCGCTAATGGTGCTGGCCAGTATCCTTGTGTTCTGGGCCTACGGTCGAGGCGTCTCCTTCCGCACGAGAAACAAGCAGCAGCGCCGCCGCGCCATCTGGTTCGGCGCCGTGTCCGCCGTGGTATTTTTTGGCCTGCTGTTCATGGATTATTTTTTGGGCCTCTACAACCCGGCCCTGGCCCATTCCATCAGAAAGGCCGGCGAAGGCATCAGCTGGATCTTTCAAATGGGCATGGGGTATACGTTCTATCTTCCCTTTGCTTTTTATGTCGCCGGCCTGTTGTGCTGGTCGTACACGGTGATCAGACTCGTGACCATGGGACGCGTGGCGGGTTATGGTCTCGCGCTCATGTTTATTGCCGGCTATGCGCTGCTGTTTTCCAGTTTGACCTTAATGGTGATTCTCGGAGTCATGTTGTTGACGCTCGATCGTCCGAAGGGCGCGGTGACGGAGCAGGCGACCGTGAGCAGACCTCCGTTGGTTGGCCCACAGGAGTCTCTCGTCGGCGGCCAAATTTAACTGTGTGATTCACCCAGAGTAGGATGCGTTGTTATGGACGAACAGACACAAAGTAGCGGAGTGGAGCAGGGAAGTGCGGCGGTAGATCCTGGCGATCAGCCATTGAGTCCTGATGAGGAAATTGCGGAAATTGAAAAGTTGCTCAATACGGAGCCGGATGACTTTCAGGCCCGGTGCCGGTTGGGGGAGCTCTATTTCAGCAAGGGCCGGCTCGACGATGCCCTGACCGAAGTGAAGAAATCGATCGAGATGGCCGAAGGCCTGCGGACGGAAATGAATCGGTCGCTCGCGATGTACTACTCCAATCTCGGAACCATCTATGCCACCAAAGGGATGATCGATGAGGCCGAGGCCGAGTTTAAACGTGCGCTTGAGGTGCACGCGTACGATGTACTCGCCCTGTTCAACCTGGGACGGGTGCAGGCGGACCGGCGGAAGTACATGGAATCCAAGAACTACTACGAGCGGTTGGTGGAGATCACTCCGGACGATCCGATGGCGTGGTACAATCTCGCCGGGGTCTACGTAGAACTCGACAATCCTCAAGTGTCCGATTACAACACCATCGATATGGCGATCCAGTGTTACATGCGCGTACTTGAGTTAGATCCGAAGCACTTGGAAGCGAGCTTTAAGCTGATGGAAATCGCCCTCAATCACCGAAAGACAGACTTGGCCATCAAGGTCATGGAGAGTGCGGTGGAACACAGTCCGGATGAACCACTTGCGTACTACAATCTGATCAGCGTGTACGACAAGTGTAAGATGTTCGAACAGGCCGAGCAGGCTCGTCAGCGGTTGAAAGAACGATTTGCAAAAAAGGCGAAAGAGGGAGCCGCATCCTGAACATGTGAGCAAAGGAGACACACCATGTTTGGCAGCCTAGGTTTTACAGAGTTGATCCTGATCCTGTTCATCGTGCTGATTATCTTCGGGGCCGGGAAGTTGCCGCAGCTTGGTGAAGGGATCGGCAAGGCGATCAAGGGATTCAAGAAGTCCGTGCATGAAGCGGATGCGATCGAAGCTGAGGCGCAGGCCCAAGCTCAGGCTCAACAGGCCGAGCCGGTTCAGGCCCAGGCCATCGCGGCTCCGCCGCCAGCGCCGATGGCTGCACCTGTCGTGGAGCAGCCAGTTGCCGCGGCTCCTCCGGCGGCGCGGGCGTAAGGATCATTCTGGGTAACGGGCGTAGCATAGAACGGACGTAGGTCGTCATGGAAACAGATGTTCAGTTAGCTTCCGGATACATCGAAACTTTTGCCGGCAATGGTAAGGCCAGGAGTACGGGGGACGGCAAGCGTGCGGTCAAGGCCGGCATTCCGCTTCCGCACCACGTGGCGCTGGATCGGGATGAAAAATGGCTCTACTTCGCCGAGTCGGGGTCTGATCGCGTGCGTCGCGTCAGCTTGACTGAAGGGACCGTCCATAATTTTGCCGGCATCGGCGAGACCTGCTACAGCGGGGATGAGGGTCCTTGTGGTGAGGCTGGTCTGTATCTCCCGCTGGATGTCGCCTGCGATTCCCGTAATGATCTGTATATCTGCGATTCCGGTAGCAACCGCATCCGGAAGATTGATCGTGAGACCGGAATCATCACCACGGTGGTGGGGACCGGCGAGCATGGGTTCAACGGTGACGGTCCGGCGCTGGAGGTCAATCTCACCTGGCCTGCCGCGATCGCATTCGACTCCGATGATGTGATGTATATCGCGGACACCCAGGCGCACCGGATTCGTCGCTATGATTCGCGTACCGGGCATGTGGAAACCATCGCTGGGACGTGGACCGCAGAAGATGAAGCCAGAGAACAACCGCTCGTCGCGCGCAATTTGGTAGTGTTATCCGGCGATGCGATCGGAATCGATTTCAGTGATGATAACGGCTGGTTGATGCCTGTCTGTTCGGACGGACTCGATCTGTCCATGTACCTGGATGACGGAAAGCCGGCCTTGGAGGCGCGACTCTACGACATCGTGGGCATTGCCGTGGACAACGCGGGTGATGTCTACGTCGTCGATAAGGGCAGCAATCGTGTGCGCAAAATCGATCGCCAGACCGGTCTGATCTCAACATTGGCCGGTGTCTGCCGGTATGGGTACGATGGGGACGGTAAGCCGGCGGCGAAGTCCATGCTGCATGCGCCGGAAGCGATTGTGTTCGACCAGCACAACCATGCGTACATTTCGGATACGGGGAACCATCGAGTTCGAAGGGTAGATGCTGAAACTGGAGTAATCAGCACAGTGGCCGGCAACGGCGATAGCGGGTATGATGACAAGAACATGGGCGGATGCGGGGCCGCACGGTTTGTCGCAAAAGACGCGACCGGTGCCCTGAAGCATGGCGACGGACTGCTGGCCGTCGATGCGGTGGTGAACTCCCCGGTGGGATTGACGCTCGACTCCCAAGGCTACCTGTATATCTGTGAGCGGGGGGAAAATAAGATTCGTCGCGCCAAGCTGTGGTAGCGCTTGGACGAGTGGGCCAGTACTCCCGCCCGTCACACGAACGGGGGAGTGTTGGAGCGTAAGGTATCGCGCCGGGACATGAGGCGAATGACGTCGGTTCAGACATCCCGCACCAGTTTAGTGACACTCCTTTCTGCTCTGTTCGTTCTCGCCCTCATTCTGGGCGGTTTCGGCATTCCCATCGTCAGCTCAGAGGGCATGATCATTCGTGCGCAGGCGCTGTCCGGAGACATTCCGGCCACGCCTGAAGATCCGTTCTGGCAAAAAATCGCACCGATGACGCTGCCGTTGAGCGGTCAGATCATTACCCGCCCAGTCTGGCCGGAACCCACTGCCCATGCGTTGACTGTTCGCGCCATACACAACGGAACCGACATCGCGTTTTTGTTGGAGTGGCAGGACAACACCAAAAACGACCGTCTGACGCCAGGAACGTTTCGCGATGGCGTGGCCTTGGGCCTTCCGCTCGGCGACGCGCCTGCGTTTTTCTGCATGGGCCAATTAGATCACTACATCAATATTTGGCACTGGAAGGCAGATTGGCAAAGCGACATCGATCGGCGCGCGGCCAGGAACACCGAGAAAGAGAAATCTTCAGGAAGCGAGCCGAGGCGGTTTGAGGTCATTCCTCGTCGCGCGTCGTCGGTGGAAGACCTTATCGGCGGGGGGTTTAGCACCCTGACCACCAAGGAAAAGCAGGGACGCGTGCAAGGAAAGGCAACGTGGAAAGACGGGACATGGCGAGTCGTGATGCGACGCCCCTTGTCGAGCGAAGAGCAGGAGAATGAAGCGAAGCTGATTCCTGGACGTATCCAGGCAATTTCGTTCGCCGTGTGGAACGGAGAAAACAAGGAGCGTAACGGGCAAAAAGCCGTGGCACCTTGGTTTCAACTCGCCTTGGACCCGGTCAAAAAGACGTAAATCCTCCCCGGGAGGATGAGTGGAACGCCCGCCGTATTCCGGCGCCGGCGTTGCCGATGAAAGTGAGAGGCTCTCTTTTGGAGGACAGGGGTCAGATCCATCGCGTGAGTTACAGCAGAGCCCTTTCTTTCGGAAGGGCTCTTTGTCTGTGTGGAGTGGGTGTGCTTCTTGCCGCCTCCGCCTGGAATACGCCCGTCGCCGCAGGCGCAGGCACCACTGGCGAAATGACGGTCGAGGAAGCCATTCAGCTTGGTGAAGAATTCGGTATCGCGGTGGGCGAGGTCGACGAAGAAGTCCAAAAGGAACTCAAGCTGCAGCGGCCTGAAGGCGTGGCCGTGTTTGAGGTCATCGGGAATTCGCGCGCCGACTATGCCGGTATTAAGGTCCGTTCGGTCATTAAAGAGATCGACAAAAAGGAAGTCCGGAACCTGATTGATTTCGGAAGAGCCGTGAAGATAGCCATGAAGGAATGCAATTTCACGGTCGGGACCTATGAGCCGGCGGACCCTGGTGATCCAGTGGGGTGGGGTGTGAATTTCCATTTCGTCGGCTGCAAACGGGACTGAGGCTCCTTTGGTGATGAGTCGGCCGTGAAGGAGAACGGACGAGTGATTCAGAAGCTGGCATTGGGCGGGATGTTGTTGATCCTCATCGTGCTCACGATCACGTTCCACGAACGGGCGATCGCGCAGAAAACCGATGGGCAAGCGCTTGCCGACTGGGTGGGTGAGATTGAGAAAGTCTTCATCCGTTCGGAGGAATGCAAACAGTGCCACGATCGTCACTACGAAGAATGGAAGGGCATGCGTGAACAGACGCCCGACCTGAAGTCATTCGGTCGAGTCGATGCGGCATTGCTGCACGGAACCGCCTTCGAATCCCCAGTGTTTCGGACGGTGTTGGGCGTCTGGATGCAGACAAATCCCACCGTCGAGGAACGGCAGCGGTGCCTTTCCTGTCATGCGCCCGCCGTCACCGTCTTCCCACAACACGCTGAGAAAATCAGCGCGCAGGTGCTCTCGGGTAAGCCGCAAGTGGAGGGTATCGGGTGCGCCTCCTGTCATCTGATCAATGCGGTGGAGACCACGCCCATGCCGCCACCAACATTCAAGGTTCAGGCAGGGGACATGCTGTATGGTCCCTATGCCGACCCGGAGGAAAATCTCGTGCATCCGGCGACGCAGGTGCCGTTGTTCCGGGGTGCGAATTTTTGCACGTCCTGTCATTTCGACAAGGTCAAAGACGTCACCCAGAAGAATTTGCCAGGAGAGATTTTGCAAGGCACCATTTGCCAGGACTGCCACATGGAGCCTTCCACCGGGAGTTCCACCTCCAGGCGCGGAGCCATGACTCGTGCGATCGGCCGGCATTGGTTCCGTGGCGTCGTCATTCCCGGCACGTTGTTGAAGAATCGCAATTTGCAGGCGGAATGGATGCCGCGGATCGATATTGATGCAGCAAAGTCCGGATCAGGGATCGAGGGGACGGTGCTGGTAAAGGTCGGCAGTTTGCCGCATAGCTTCCCGGATGGCGACCCTGTCCTGAAGCAGTTTTTCCTGACGATCACGACCAAAGATGCGCAGGGTCAGGTGCTGGCCGAGGAGACGAAGCGGTTTGGCCTACCCTATGACAAAATTCTGCGAGGGCCGATTCCTGATCCCTTCATCAAGGGCGGCAATACCAGGCGTGTCCCGTTTTCGCTAGCCATCACGGGCGGTGGACAAGAGCCGGCGACGGTCGAGGTGGTGCTGAACTATGCGTTGATTCCCGAGCCGGATGCGGACCTGAAGGCGAAATATCTCGCCACCCTGGCCAACGACCAGGAGCGGGCGGCCGCCAAGCAAGTTATTGAGGAATACGTGCAGCCTCGGATGCTGACGTACCGAGCCAAGTCATTGTAAGGAGGCCCCTGCCCCGCCAGTCTCATGACGGGCAGCGTGGAGCGCAGGATGCGCGGAGGCGATACCGACTGTGAAGAACCGACGGGGGCTGTTCCAGGGGATTGTCATCTGCGCCGTGTTGTTCGCGGTCGCTCTCGCCAGTTACGGTGTGCAGCAAGGCTTGGCTCAGGATGCCAAGGCCCAGAGCACGATCGAAAAAGCGTTCCCCAATTCGAGTAAATGTAAGCGTTGCCACGAGCGGGTGTTCGAAGAGTGGGAAACCTCGCCCCTGGCGCGCTCGATTCATACGCCGACCTTCCGCGCTGCGTTGGATGCCTACCTTGCGTCGCCGGCCGGCAAAGATAAGGCGCTCTGTTTTCGTTGCCACGCGCCTCACGTTCGCGAGTTTGCCGATCACGCCCAGGTATTCGTGACGCAAGCGCAGTCGGGGGAGCCGTCACTTGATGGGGTGGCGTGCGCGCAATGTCACCTCATCAAGCACGTCGATCGAACGAAGCAGCCACCCGAGCCGAAATACGAGCTTGGGAACAAGACGATGTATGGGCCCTATAAAGATGCGGCCCAGAATCTCGCGCACCAATCGCTGGAATCGCCGCTCTTTCGGAAATCAGATCTCTGTTTGAATTGTCACCAGGTGGTGCCGGTCGCGGCGGAGCTCGGCAAGAGCAACGATCTCTTAGGCAATTGGGATCAGAGCAAAGCCGTGAAATCGGGGAAAGAATGCCAGACCTGCCATATGCCCGAGCAGGTGGGGGAGTCGGCGAACGGCGAAGCCAAGCGCAAGGTCGCCAATCATACCTTTCCGGGCCGCATCGGCCAGCTTCGGCAGGAGGCGGCCAAGCTCGAGGTCAGCACAAAGGTGGAGGGAGAAAAGACCACTGTGACGGTCGCCGTGCAGAGCCTCGTACCGCACAATCTTCCGACTACGCACCCCGGCTGGGCCAGCGTGGTGTTGGATCTGGATATCAAAGGCAAGAATCTCAAAACTGTCTTCAACGACAAGCGCGTCTACGGGCGGACCTATGCCGATGCCAAGGGACAAAAGACGGTGTTCGATTTCGAGGCCGTCAAAGTGCTGGAGGAAACGGTGTTGAAGCCGGAGGAGAAGCGTGTGGAAACGTTTAGTTTTCCGACACCGAAAGATACCAAGACGTTTGATGTTGAGGCCGTCCTCAGTTATGCCCCGGTGACCGGCCCGTCCACGTTCCTACAGCGGATCGAAGCCGAATCCTCAAAAGGCGCACAGGATCCAGTCTTCCAATCGATTCCAATCGCGAAATTCAGCGAGAATATACCGGTCGCGAAGTAACCTCGTGTGTCGTTCGTGAAGCGTATCTCGTCGGATCACCAGTGTCTTACGAGGACACCAGGGATGAACGACACTTCACGAGATATGGACTATTCCGAGACGATGCGGGAGCCGGGTGATTTGGTCTTGAAGATCTGGATCGCGCTGTAAATGCCCTTGGCGGGATGGTTCAGGATGAGGCGTGAGTTCGTGATGTGCGTATCAATCAGCTCATATTGTCCGCCGCTGTAATACACATCACAGTCGTCGATCTCACAATTCTTATACACGTGATTGTCCAGTGACAGCTTCGCTTTGCTGAATTTCTGCTGATCGACGAGTATATAGTCCGGCGCAAAACCCATCCGCTCCTCCGTCACTCGCGCGCACTATAACAAAGTCGGTATCCGTGCGCAAACCGGCGTCCCGCGTCCGGTTGTGCCATCTTTCGCCTTGATCCCATACCGCCCTCACTATAGAATGGCGCCACCTTTCTGCTCGTTTGCAACCGTGTCTGTTGTCGGGCATGCGGCGGTTCCTCTCGCCGCTCGATCGATCCGCGATCGGTTCAGTCCACGACGCATCTGGAATAGCCATCGACCGTTGTACGTGATTGGTTCATGTGCGCGGCGGGTATTCACCGTACCACGTCAGCTGGATTCTCAGTTTCACCATTCTGTTAACAGGAGGAGAACACTGTGAGTGACTCAGCGATTGTGACCTTTGCTCTGGTAGCGGCGGTGACCGGGATTATCTATGGGCTGTATCTCGCCATGTGGGTGTTCAAGCTCAATGCCGGCAATGCGAAGATGCAGGAAATTTCTAAGGCAATTCAGGAAGGCGCGGGCGCCTATATGAACCGCCAGTACAAGACGGTAGGGGTGGTCGCGTCGGTGTTGTTTGTTGTGTTGTGGGGCGCGGGCGCCGTGTCGGACAAATTCGGCATGCTGACGGCGATCGGATTTTTAATCGGCGCCAGCGCCTCGGCGCTCGCCGGATATGTCGGCATGATCATCGCGGTACGAGCGAATGTGCGGACGGCGCAGGCCGCCCACGACGGTATGAATGCGGCCCTCACCGTTGCGTTTCGTGGGGGAGCGGTGACGGGTCTGCTGCTGATCGGGCTAGGACTCTTGGCTATTACCGGATTCTACGCGCTCGCTTCACAATTTGCGGGGCAGGAAAAGGCGATCCATGCGCTGCTCAGCCTCGGATTCGGCGGAAGTTTGATCTCTGTCTTTGCCCGTGTCGGTGGCGGCATCTACACCAAGGCGGCGGATGTCGGCGCGGATCTGGTGGGGAAAGTCGAGGCGGGCATTCCGGAGGACGATCCCAGAAATCCGGCTGTGATTGCCGACAATGTGGGCGACAATGTCGGGGATTGCGCGGGCATGGCGGCCGATTTGTTCGAAACCTATGCGGTCACGACCGTGGCCGCGATGGTCTTGGCGTTCACTATGTTCAAGGGCGTCAGCGCGCCCATTCTCTACCCGCTTGCGCTGGGCGGCGTGACCATTTTTGCGACGATCATCGGGATTCTGTTTGTGAAAGTCAGTCATGGCGGAGAGATCATGCCCGCCCTGTACAAGGGACTGTTTGTTGCGGGGGGCATTGCGGCAGTGGCGTTTTTCCCGATTACTTCCCGGATCATGGAAGGGGTGGGCGGGGTCAGCGGCATGAGTTATTACCTCGCGGCCTTGATGGGACTTGCCGTGACGCTGGCCTTGGTCTTTATTACGGACTATTACACCTCCAAGGAATATGCACCGGTGAAGGACATCGCGAAGGCCAGTGAAACGGGACACGCCACGAATATTATCGCCGGATTGGCCGTCGGTATGCAGTCGACTGCGGCGCCGGTGGTGATTATCGGCGCCGCCATCCTCGGCAGTTATTGGATTTGCGGCGGGGCCGAGTCGGGCGGCTTGTATGGTGTGGCGGTGGCGGCGGTGTCGATGCTGTCGATGGCGGGGATCGTGGTGGCGATTGATGCGTTCGGGCCGATCACGGACAACGCCGGTGGTATCGCCGAAATGGCGCATCTGGGGAAAGAAGTCCGTGACATTACCGACCCGCTGGATGCTGTCGGCAACACGACCAAGGCGGTGACCAAGGGGTATGCCATCGGCTCGGCCGGTCTTGCCGCGGTGGTGCTGTTTGCCGAATTCGCCCGTGAGGTGGCGAAAGGCACTCAGGCCAGCAGTTTTGACTTGTCGAATCCCTCCGTGCTGGTCGGGCTCTTTCTCGGTGGCATGTTACCGTTCATTTTCGGCGCGCTCTGCATGAAAGCCGTCGGTCAGGCGGCTGGTCTCGTGGTGGAGGAGGTGCGGCGGCAGTTCCGGACGATCAAGGGCATCATGGAAGGGACGGGAAAGCCGGAGTATGGCACCTGCGTCGATATCGTGACGCAGGCTGCGATTCAAAAAATGATGATCCCGGGGTTGATTCCCGTGGTCGCGCCGATTGTGGTGGGGCTGTTGCTGGGGCCGCAGGCGCTTGGCGGTGTACTTGTTGGAAGTATTGTCACCGGCCTGTTCGTGGCGATTTCCATGACCAGTGGGGGCGGGGCCTGGGACAACGCGAAGAAGTATATCGAAGAGCAAGGCTTGAAAGGCACCGATACGCACAAGGCTGCGGTAACCGGTGATACCGTGGGCGATCCTTATAAGGACACGGCTGGTCCGGCGATCAATCCGATGATCAAAGTCATCAACATCGTGGCTCTGCTGATCGTGGCGTTCATTGTCAAATAACGAGACCCGTTTCTCCTCAACTTGACGCATTCGGCAGGCCTAGAGTAAGGTGGTTTGAGTAGGACCTGTAGGCAGCTTCCGTTTCACTGGAGGTGCTCCGATGGAAAAACAGGAGAGGAGACCGGAATCCAGAAAGGAATCGCACAGCAAGGAGGAGGTGAAGCCGAATCCGAAAGTTGTCGAGTCCGGTAAGAAGCTGAAAGAAGATATCGACAAATTGGTCGATGAGATCGATGATGTGCTCGAAAAAAATGCTGAAGAATTCGTAAAGAACTATGTACAAAAGGGAGGGGAGTAGTCTCCTCCCGTTTTTCTTCTCGATTGCTGCCGTAACACTCCTGCCCTGTTTGTCCACTGCTACTGCTGAGCCAGGTCGGTCCCGTCCCCGGATTGATGCGGTGAGCCCTGTTTGACAAAGAAGGGATGAGTCGATACCATTCCCCTTACTTCTCAGCTACTTCCGAATGTTTCCGTCATAGATAGAGGGGCCATGCAGGAAAAACTTTGGGTGTTCCGACCGGCCGATCTTGCCATGCAGCAAGACCTGTCGCGCAGGTTGTCGATTTCGCCGGTGACTGCGTCGATTTTACTGGCTCGTGGGGTGACCACCGCCGAGGAGGCGACACGGTGGATGTCCAGCCACCAGGATGGTCTGCATGATCCGTTTCTGATTCCCGATATGGCGATCGCGGTCGAGCGGCTACATCAGGCGTTGTGCCGCGAGGAACGGGTCTGTTTCTACGGAGACTATGATGTAGACGGCGTGTCGGCGACGAGTGTGTATCTGTCCTTCTATCAGGGACTAGGCGGCAATGGCTGCGCGTATATTCCTCACCGCCTGCGGGAAGGGTATGGGCTCAATGAGGGAGCGGTCAGGCGCTTGGCGGAAGAAGGCGTGACCCTCTTGGTGACGTCCGATTGCGGGACGACCTCACACCATGAAATTGCCGTGGCTCGCGAACTGGGCATGGATGTGGTGGTGACGGATCACCATCAAACCGATGCGACGATGCCGCCGGCGCTGGCGGTGCTCAATCCGCACCGCCGCGATGCGCAGTATCCCTTCAAGGGGTTATGCTCAGCGGGGTTGGCGTATAAGGTTGTTTCAGCGTATCAGCAACGGTATGGGTCCGGCGAGGTGGAGCCGCAATCATGTTTGGATTTAGTGGCCCTGGCGACGGTTGCGGATATCGTGCCGCTGCAGGACGAAAACCGGATCCTGGTGCGCGAGGGCATGGTGCAGATCACCCGTGGCGACCGCTGTGGCATTCGCGCGTTGAAACAGGTGGCGGGTATCACCAAAGCCTGCACGAGTGAGACGATCGGATTTCGATTGGGCCCGCGGCTCAATGCTGCCGGGCGCCTGGACCATGCCATGCTCTGTGTGCAGCTCCTGACGACGGACTCCGACCGTGAGGCGCTGCAGCTCGCCGAGCAATTGGAGCAATTGAATCGCCAACGCCAGCATATCGAGGAGGAG
This genomic interval from Nitrospira sp. contains the following:
- a CDS encoding radical SAM protein, translated to MKVSLLFPPTWHPSQPYLSLPSLTGFLTQAGIKNVSQRDLGIELLDKVLTQAFAHNLYPQLVEKQRSLERERTGETGPGSAEQLARVIESLDRFPYLFEQIELAKNTLRGEGFYDIEAYRNSLFLIDKWLEVLSSLYFPTRMTVVDNQFGDYSIYSSKDLMKVIRDEQQNPYINLFSQYVLPSLLSERPDLVGVSITATSQIIPGLTLCRLIKEHAPELHVTVGGSIFTRLVDNLRRCPWLFDLVDDFVVFEGETALLELVNQMDGKRDFSKVPNLIYRQNGKITVNQPFYSENINQLTAPNYDGFPLDLYLSPEPVLPVQFSRGCYYKDCAFCALTLDHQNFRQRDPGKTVDDLVWLKERYGAESFFFTDECFALSPTKRLCQQMIDRQINVKWTCELRFEKNLSRELLAQMRDAGCLKIVFGLESFNQRVMDFMKKGIKQEWVRRIVDDCVDLGIAVHCYVIVGFPTEKEEEALETMNFVVQNTKLHGSYGFSCQPCLFDLEKEAPIMSDPGSYGIRRIMRPATEDLSLGFFYEVQEGMTPAQAEQLYQQVYEKISEVVCELPFNYSMADGLLYIARAKSQPVQVPQPTGS
- a CDS encoding tetratricopeptide repeat protein; this translates as MDEQTQSSGVEQGSAAVDPGDQPLSPDEEIAEIEKLLNTEPDDFQARCRLGELYFSKGRLDDALTEVKKSIEMAEGLRTEMNRSLAMYYSNLGTIYATKGMIDEAEAEFKRALEVHAYDVLALFNLGRVQADRRKYMESKNYYERLVEITPDDPMAWYNLAGVYVELDNPQVSDYNTIDMAIQCYMRVLELDPKHLEASFKLMEIALNHRKTDLAIKVMESAVEHSPDEPLAYYNLISVYDKCKMFEQAEQARQRLKERFAKKAKEGAAS
- the tatA gene encoding twin-arginine translocase TatA/TatE family subunit: MFGSLGFTELILILFIVLIIFGAGKLPQLGEGIGKAIKGFKKSVHEADAIEAEAQAQAQAQQAEPVQAQAIAAPPPAPMAAPVVEQPVAAAPPAARA
- a CDS encoding PDZ domain-containing protein; its protein translation is MLLAASAWNTPVAAGAGTTGEMTVEEAIQLGEEFGIAVGEVDEEVQKELKLQRPEGVAVFEVIGNSRADYAGIKVRSVIKEIDKKEVRNLIDFGRAVKIAMKECNFTVGTYEPADPGDPVGWGVNFHFVGCKRD
- a CDS encoding sodium-translocating pyrophosphatase; the protein is MSDSAIVTFALVAAVTGIIYGLYLAMWVFKLNAGNAKMQEISKAIQEGAGAYMNRQYKTVGVVASVLFVVLWGAGAVSDKFGMLTAIGFLIGASASALAGYVGMIIAVRANVRTAQAAHDGMNAALTVAFRGGAVTGLLLIGLGLLAITGFYALASQFAGQEKAIHALLSLGFGGSLISVFARVGGGIYTKAADVGADLVGKVEAGIPEDDPRNPAVIADNVGDNVGDCAGMAADLFETYAVTTVAAMVLAFTMFKGVSAPILYPLALGGVTIFATIIGILFVKVSHGGEIMPALYKGLFVAGGIAAVAFFPITSRIMEGVGGVSGMSYYLAALMGLAVTLALVFITDYYTSKEYAPVKDIAKASETGHATNIIAGLAVGMQSTAAPVVIIGAAILGSYWICGGAESGGLYGVAVAAVSMLSMAGIVVAIDAFGPITDNAGGIAEMAHLGKEVRDITDPLDAVGNTTKAVTKGYAIGSAGLAAVVLFAEFAREVAKGTQASSFDLSNPSVLVGLFLGGMLPFIFGALCMKAVGQAAGLVVEEVRRQFRTIKGIMEGTGKPEYGTCVDIVTQAAIQKMMIPGLIPVVAPIVVGLLLGPQALGGVLVGSIVTGLFVAISMTSGGGAWDNAKKYIEEQGLKGTDTHKAAVTGDTVGDPYKDTAGPAINPMIKVINIVALLIVAFIVK
- a CDS encoding ubiquitin-like protein Pup, with product MEKQERRPESRKESHSKEEVKPNPKVVESGKKLKEDIDKLVDEIDDVLEKNAEEFVKNYVQKGGE
- the recJ gene encoding single-stranded-DNA-specific exonuclease RecJ, producing the protein MQEKLWVFRPADLAMQQDLSRRLSISPVTASILLARGVTTAEEATRWMSSHQDGLHDPFLIPDMAIAVERLHQALCREERVCFYGDYDVDGVSATSVYLSFYQGLGGNGCAYIPHRLREGYGLNEGAVRRLAEEGVTLLVTSDCGTTSHHEIAVARELGMDVVVTDHHQTDATMPPALAVLNPHRRDAQYPFKGLCSAGLAYKVVSAYQQRYGSGEVEPQSCLDLVALATVADIVPLQDENRILVREGMVQITRGDRCGIRALKQVAGITKACTSETIGFRLGPRLNAAGRLDHAMLCVQLLTTDSDREALQLAEQLEQLNRQRQHIEEEITTQVASELTQGESAAAIVLGSRDWHLGVVGIVAARLVDRFHRPSIVIAVDDRGIGKGSARTVSGFDLYQGLSECRDLLDAFGGHPSAAGLTIKETRLDEFRRRFSEVVARWMTNTRPVPTLQVDAEVNLTDVNFDLIQELESLHPFGAGNPEPTLAVCGLDVVEARVVGEKHLKLRVRQGRSFIFDSIGFRMGSFEGLGLRIGRPVDLAFSPERNHWNGYDRVQLRIKALRMSGEVS